The following proteins come from a genomic window of Chiroxiphia lanceolata isolate bChiLan1 chromosome 28, bChiLan1.pri, whole genome shotgun sequence:
- the NEFM gene encoding neurofilament medium polypeptide, translating into MSYTMEPLGNPSYRRVTETRATYSRASASPSSGFRSQSWSRGSGSTVSSSYKRPNLGGPRAAYGSTVLSSADSLDVSQSSLLNGAAELKLSRSNEKEQLQGLNDRFAGYIEKVHYLEQQNKEIEAELAALRQKHAGRAQLSDAYEQELRELRGALEQVSHEKAQIQLDSEHIEEDIQRLRERFEDEARLRDETEATIRALRKEMEEASLMRAELDKKVQSLQDEVAFLRGNHEEEVAELLAQLQASHATVERKDYLKTDLTTALKEIRAQLECQSDHNMHQAEEWFKCRYAKLTEAAEQNKEAIRSAKEEIAEYRRQLQSKSIELESVRGTKESLERQLSDIEERHNNDLTTYQDTIHQLENELRGTKWEMARHLREYQDLLNVKMALDIEIAAYRKLLEGEETRFSAFSGSITGPIFTHRQPSVTIASTKIQKTKIEPPKLKVQHKFVEEIIEETKVEDEKSEMEDALAAMAEEMAAKAQQEEQEEEKAEEAAAEEEAVSEKAAEEEEKEEEEAEEEEEAAKSDAAEEGGSEKEEIEEKEEGEEAEEEEEEAEAKGKAEEVAAKAEKGKTPPSKSPPKSPPKSPVTELAKAAPKEKPAEAAKEAKVEKAEKAAKEEEKAASPEKPATPKVTSPEKAATPEKAATPEKAEKAVALEKLTPEKSRSPEKAASPEKPRTPEKPASPEKPRSPEKPHTPEKAPSPEKAPSPVKDAKAVVEETITITKVTKVSAEAEKESRKEDIAVNGEVEDKKEEESKEKEEEDKGVVTNGLDVSPVEDKGEKVVVTKKVEKITGEGGEGGPTFVTKSVTVTQKVEEHEESFEEKLVSTKKVEKVTSHAVVKEIKETE; encoded by the exons ATGAGCTACACCATGGAGCCCCTGGGCAACCCCTCGTACCGCCGGGTCACCGAGACCCGGGCCACCTACAGCCGCGCCAGCGCGTCCCCGTCCAGCGGCTTCCGCTCGCAGTCGTGGTCGCGGGGCTCGGGCAGCACCGTGTCCTCCTCCTACAAGCGCCCCAACCTCGGGGGCCCGCGGGCCGCCTACGGCTCCACCGTGCTGAGCTCCGCCGACAGCCTGGACGTGAGCCAGTCCTCGCTGCTCAACGGCGCGGCCGAGCTCAAGCTGAGCCGCTCCAACgagaaggagcagctgcaggggctcAACGACCGCTTCGCCGGCTACATCGAGAAGGTGCACtacctggagcagcagaacaagGAGATCGAGGCGGAGCTGGCGGCGCTGCGGCAGAAACACGCCGGGCGGGCTCAGCTGAGCGACGCCTACGAGCAGGAGCTGCGGGAGCTGCGCGGGGCCCTGGAGCAGGTGAGCCACGAGAAGGCGCAGATCCAGCTGGACTCGGAGCACATCGAGGAGGACATCCAGCGCCTGCGGGAGCGCTTCGAGGATGAGGCGCGGCTGCGCGACGAGACGGAGGCGACGATCCGCGCCCTGCGCAAGGAGATGGAGGAGGCCTCGCTGATGCGGGCGGAGCTGGACAAGAAGGTGCAGTCGCTGCAGGACGAGGTGGCCTTCCTGCGGGGCAACCACGAGGAGGAGGTGGCCGAGCTGCTGGCGCAGCTCCAGGCGTCCCACGCCACCGTGGAGAGGAAGGACTACCTGAAGACCGACCTGACGACGGCGCTGAAGGAGATCCGCGCCCAGCTGGAGTGCCAGTCCGACCACAACATGCACCAGGCCGAGGAGTGGTTCAAGTGCCGCTACGCCAAGCTCACGGAGGCGGCCGAGCAGAACAAGGAGGCGATCCGCTCCGCCAAGGAGGAGATCGCCGAGTACCGCCGCCAGCTGCAGTCCAAGAGCATCGAGCTGGAGTCGGTGCGCGGCACCAAGGAGTCGCTGGAGCGGCAGCTCAGCGACATCGAGGAGCGCCACAACAACGACCTCACCACCTACCAG GACACGATTCACCAGCTGGAAAACGAGCTCAGAGGAACGAAGTGGGAAATGGCGCGTCACTTGAGGGAATACCAGGACCTCCTCAATGTCAAGATGGCCCTGGACATTGAAATTGCTGCATACAG GAAGCTACTGGAGGGTGAAGAGACAAGATTCAGTGCCTTCTCTGGAAGCATTACCGGTCCCATATTCACACACAGACAACCATCTGTCACAATAGCATCCACCaaaatccagaaaacaaaaattgaacCGCCAAAGCTGAAGGTCCAGCACAAGTTTGTAGAAGAAATCATCGAAGAGACGAAGGTGGAGGACGAAAAGTCCGAAATGGAAGATGCCCTGGCAGCCATGGCAGAAGAAATGGCAGCCaaggcacagcaggaagagcaggaggaagaaaaggcagaagaagcagctgcagaggaagaggctgtctctgagaaagcagctgaggaagaagagaaggaggaagaggaagcagaggaggaagaagaagctGCAAAATCTGACGCAGCGGAAGAAGGTGGTTCCGAAAAAGAGGAAATcgaggaaaaggaagaaggggaggaggccgaggaagaggaggaagaagctgaGGCCAAGGGCAAGGCCGAAGAGGTGGCAGCAAAGGCAGAGAAGGGCAAAACACCTCCCTCAAAGTCTCCCCCTAAATCCCCCCCTAAATCCCCCGTAACAGAGCTGGCCAAGGCCGCCCCGAAGGAAAAACCCGCGGAAGCGGCCAAAGAAGCGAAGGTGGAGAAAGCCGAGAAGGCAgccaaggaggaggagaaagcagcGTCCCCAGAGAAACCTGCCACCCCAAAGGTGACCTCCCCGGAGAAAGCTGCCACCCCAGAGAAAGCTGCCACCCCGGAGAAGGCGGAGAAGGCGGTGGCCCTGGAGAAGCTGACGCCGGAGAAGTCGCGCTCCCCCGAGAAGGCGGCGAGCCCGGAGAAGCCCCGCACGCCCGAAAAGCCTGCGAGCCCAGAGAAGCCCCGCTCCCCAGAGAAGCCCCACACCCCAGAGAAAGCCCCTTCCCCGGAGAAAGCCCCCTCCCCGGTCAAGGATGCCAAGGCTGTGGTGGAGGAGACCATCACCATCACAAAGGTAACGAAAGTCAGCGCCGAGGCCGAGAAGGAGTCCAGGAAAGAGGACATCGCGGTGAACGGGGAGGTGGAGGACAAGAAGGAAGAGGAGtccaaggagaaggaggaggaggacaagggAGTCGTCACCAACGGCCTGGACGTGAGTCCCGTCGAGGACAAGGGGGAGAAAGTCGTGGTGACCAAGAAGGTTGAGAAAATcacaggggaaggaggggagggcgGGCCCACCTTCGTCACCAAGTCGGTGACCGTCACCCAGAAGGTGGAGGAGCACGAGGAGAGCTTCGAGGAGAAACTGGTGTCCACCAAGAAGGTGGAGAAAGTCACCTCACATGCCGTGGTAAAAGAGATCAAAGAGACcgaataa